The genomic interval GAGCGTCCCGACAGCGTCCTCGCTCGGCGCGAAGCACATGTCGGAGGCATGGTCCGTCAGAATCCGGTTGATCTCCTCGGGCATATCGCGGTTACCGCTTCGCAGTCCTGCCTCGACGTGAGCGACTGCGACATCGCGTTTCGAGCCGACGATTGCCCCGGCGAGCGTCGAGTTGGTGTCGCCGTACAGCAAGATAGCGTCGGGATCGGTTTCTTCAATCACCGGCTCGAGTTCGGCGATCATCCGCGCCGTCTGTCGGCCGTGGGTGTCGGATTCGACGCCGAGGTTGTACTCTGGTTCGGGGATGTCGAGTTCGTCGAAGAAGACGTCGGACATCTCCTTGTCGTAGTGCTGGCCGGTGTGAACCAGCACCTCCTCACCGACGTCGCGGATCTTTCGAGACACTGTGGCGGCCTTGATGAACTGCGGGCGCGCGCCGACGACCGAACAGACCCGCATCAGTTGACCCCCCGTGGTGAGAGGTTGACTTGAACCGGCTCAGTGTTCGTGTCGCTGTACGCCAGTGCAACGTCCGAAATAACGTCCGTGAGATTCACCATGTCTTCGACGTAGTCGTTTCGCCGCTGCTCCCACCGCTCGGGAGCTGACTCATCCGCAAGCAGTTCCTGTGAGCGCTCGAGGACCGCCTCGAACTCACCGATATTTTCGACGAGCCCCTGCTTCTCGAGTTCGAGGAAATTGCCCATATCGTCCTCGCCGACGAAAGAGTTCGACCGGAGCGCGGGCGTCCCAAGGAGCGCCGCCTCCGTGATCATCGTCTGCGTATCCGCGACCAGCAGAGCGGCCTCGTTGAGCGCGTCGTGCATCCGCGCCGGGTGGAGATCGAATTTCCGCGCCGGCAAGTCCTCGAACTCGAGGTCACCGCCTTCATCGGAGACGAAAATCGTGGCGTGGTCGGCAAGTTCCGAGAGCAACTCACGGCGCTGTTCGATCGAAAAGCCCTGTCGCCCAACGTCGTGGTGGCCGTTGAAGGCGTTGAATCGGACGATAGCGTAGGATTCGTCTTGATCGACGCCCAGATCGTCACGGACCGACTTGTCCGCCTCGAACACGTCAGGGTGGAGATACGCGGATTCTTTGAACCCCTCGAACTCGTAGTGTTTCGCCCCGAGATCCTTCTGGAACGCAGCCGGCGTCAGAAACGCCTGGACGAACGGCCGGGAGACGACGTGATCAAGCGAGGGCTCGGAGTCGAGCACGGCAATCGCCGGCGTTCGCGTGATCGTCCCCGTGTAGGCCGCATACGGGCCGATTCCAAAGATCACGTCCGGATCGAACTGGCGGGCTTGCGTGCCGATTGTGGCCAGATGCGCCGGCAGTTCCCAGGCCAGCGAGTGCAGCGACTCCGAGCGATCACCGTAGGTCTCGTAGGGCACGTCGTGATACGAGAGCAGGGTTTCGGTGAACTCGTCGTTACGCGCGAGAACGAGTACATCGTGTCCATCATCCTCGAGTTGAGTGACCGTGTGTTTGTACAGATGGACGTGTGCCGGCGTGTTATTAAAGAAGAGACAGCGCACGTCGTATCACCTCGTAGCTCATGACATCTATCCCTTCCAAAACGCGCTATATCGTTATCAGCGTGCTACTGCTATCGGGGGCAGCATACCGCTCGAGAGCGGACAACGGCGGCCAGTTTTTCGCTACGTAACGGTCGGATTGTCGCGGTAGTTCACTCCCTAAATACCGCGTTGGGTCAGCTTACAGTCGAAAGAGACTGCTACCTCCCTGTTGCAACTCACTACTCTCGCTTGCCCAGTTGTAGTACAGACGTACGACACTGCTGTGATCGATAGACGACAGCGAAACGCACATTACACCGGGCTGATGAGTCAGTGGTGATGGTCCCCACTCCTCCCTCACCAACTCGCCGACAACTTCTCGGCGGCGTTGCCGGTGCCGGCATCCTCGGCAGCGGTGGTACCGTCGCCGTTGGCCTCCTGCGCCCGACTGCCCTCCCAAATGTGGTTGCTGACTGGGCAACAAACGCATACCCAACGCCGCCACCGGCGAATTCACATTGGCACCCCCCAGTAACCGACGACCATGCTCGTGACGCGATTTCGCTGCTCGAGGAGACCGTCGAGGAAACGACGACGCTTCGCGAGGGAATCGATAGCGACGAGTACCACCTCCGCGGCATCGGCGCCGGCGTCGAGCGCGCCACCGAGTCACTCGAGGATGGAAACGCCCACGACGCCCTGTCCGAGGTCACCTACAGCATGCAGTTCGCCGCTGAGGAACTGGGGAAAGCACGAGCAATACGCGACGAAGCGGACCTCGAGGCACTCGCGGAACGCTCGTTCGCCGTGTACGATCGGATCGACGCCGTCTTCGAGGCGCTCGAGCCCTACCCTGTCGTCGACCCCGAACGCGATCTGGCGTGGTACGCCGAAATCGAAGCGGAACTGCAGTTGAGCGAGCATCACGTCAGTTGGGCCGACCTCGAGGCGTTTCGTGATGATGAAGATGCAGATCCACCAGACAGTACAGCGTACGAGCCGCGCGAAATTGGTGATATTACGGCTGGGGTACGACAGGCAGAACTCGCCATCGAAACCGCCGAGCGCTACCACGACCTGCTGGCAGACGAGATTGGCGATGCCGGCAGCGAGTACGGCGATCACCTGCGGACGCTCGCCGCCGATCTCGAGGCCGACGTCGAGTCGCGGTACGTTGATGACGATATCGAGACGTACGGCCCCTATGAATACGCACACAGTGAGCTTGCACACTGGTCTTTTCCGAGCGTCTCCCCACCATGGGAGCGACTCCGTTCAGAATCCCGAACGCTCATCACACTCGAACTGGCACAGGCGCTCGTCAACTGGCGTGCCCACGAGTTCGCAGCCGACGATCTCGTGATCGAGCCGGGGCAATCGTCGTTCGATCCTGGCCACGTCTTCGACGGAAAACGCCGTGCGCGGTCGACCTACCAATCGGAGATCGGGTCAGATCCCAGCCCACTTCTCGCTGAACTGGCCGAGCGGGGAATCATGGATCTACGGGTCGCGACGATTCGTCGCGACTCCTGGGACAGCGACAACTGGAGTGCGTGGCGCGAGCGAGTGCAAGCATACTGCTACGTACTCATCAGTCACGCACGACTCCGCGAGTATCCGGCCGTTTACGACCGTATTCTCGAGCCGATGTGAGCTCTCTTCAGGCCGGTGATCAAGAATTAGTGTTGTGACTCGAAATACGAAGTAGTGTGGTGTCCGGAGAGACACCAGAACCGGTCTATGCGGTGTTAGTCGCTGATGAACTTGTTGTCGCGCCAGTTGACACCGCCGTCTCCTGAGCCGTGGTCGCGTGGCCCCTCGACGACCTCGATGTCTGCCGGGCGCGGTTCGCCGTCGACGATTCGGGTCGCCTCGAGCGTGCCGCCGTGTTCCGAAATGGCGGTCAGCGTGCCCTTTTCAGCGGCCTCCGCGATGGTACAGAGCACGAGGAACATCTCGTACTGGAGCAAGGAGTTCTGGAGGACGGTCTCGCGGTCGCCTTTGAACGCGGCGAACTCGACGAGTTCGGACTCGATTTCCTCTTCTTCCTCTTCATCCCAGCTAAAGGACTGGCGTCGCTCGTCTGGGTCTTCCTCATAGACCCGGTTTTCGGTGACGCTAGCCTTCAGCTGTGCCGTTGGTGTGTACTTGCTAACCGATTGGTCTTCGGCGACGGCTTTCAAGATGAGGGTGTTGTTTCGCCGCGTGAGTTCCACGTCGTCGATTCCCTCTGGATAACTCGCCTCGTCGATATGCTCTCGAAGGTCTTCGAGGGGCAGTTCGAGCGTCGAATGCAGCCGATAAACGTGTCTGGATTCCTCTGTTGACATAGTGGGAAGGTTGCGGCGACGGTCGCTTGGTTCTGAATACGTGGGCGTGACTTATATGATCTGCTATTAAATGCGTTGCCCTCCACCCCGGATAAATTTAAGTCACTAATTAGAGTGCGTTTTCCTCTCGAGGCGGAATACCAGCTACGCAAGCGATATTGGGGTCATTGAAATCCAGGATCGAACCGACCGTGTGACTGTATAATCGCGAGAAACCGTTCAATTGCGCGCGGGCTACTCCGCGTTCAGCGTCGCCGCGAGTTCGTCTCGCTCCTCGAGTTCCTCGAGAATGTCAGACCCCCCGACGAACTCGCCGTCGACGTAGGTCTGTGGAATCGTCTCCCAGCCGCTGTGTTCGTTGAGTGCCGTTCGATACTCATCGAGCGACTCGAGGACGTCGACCGTCTCGTAGTCGTCGCGGTGGTGATCGATCAGGCCGAGTGCCTTGCGCGAGTAGCCACACTGAGGCATCAGCGCAGTGCCTTTCATGAAGAGGACAACGTCGTTCTCCTCGAGAACCTGTTCGACTTCTTCGGTGACTTCGTCCTGGTCGAGACCCTGATTCGGTGGGAAGTCCATGCCCATCTGTATGGACGTCAGAGGGATAGACTTTGCGTCGTCTCACCATCGGGTGTCTCGCATCGGTACGCGTGAGCCAGTCAGGAGTCCTCGAGTCGCGCGAGAAACACCGTCCAGTTTGCGTCCTCGTCGGCGAGTTCGTCACCGACGAGCCACTCATCACGGATCTCGAACCCGGCGTTCCGTAGCTGCTCGCGCGTCCGCTCCGCACCAGCGATATGCCACTGCATTTCGACGCCGCTTGCGAGCCAGTCCGGATTCGAGCCCTGCCAGTCGTTGGTTCCCTCGGTCAGCAGCAGGAATCCGCCGGGGCGCAACACGCGCGCGAACTCGTCGATCACCGCTTGATGGTCGTCCTCCGGGACGTGTATCACCGAGTGGAAGGCCGTCACGGCATCGAACGCGTTTGGTTGGACCGGCAGCGCTGTCATGTCGCCACGCGAGAGCGCCACGGTGGGCGCACCGTCGCGTGCGAATCGTAACTGTTCGCGTGACAGATCGATCCCAACCGTCTCGAGATCTGGCTCACTGTTTACCCGACGGAGTACCGGATCACCCTGTCCGCAGCCAACGTCGAGAAGCCGAGCAGCGTCAGGGAGGCGCTCGAGGAGGGTCTCGAGTAGCTCGCCTTCTCGGTCATCGGGATCGCGCTCGGTGGCGTAGGTTTCCGCCAGACCGTCGTAACCCCGACGGACGACGTTTTTGTCGACCATACGATCTGTTCGGGAACCAGCCTGTTAGGAGTTTATGCCGTGTGTGTACTAGTATAATGTGCAAACTGAATGCACAGCACGCGAACGAGCCATTCGTTCACTTGATCTGTGAGTAGTCCATCAGCGATCCAGTGGATTTAGATTCTATCTTATTGATGTTTGGGGTGATGGGCGATATTAAGGCCGTCTGTTTCGACCTCGATGGAACGCTTTGTGTGAGAGACCAGTCCGATGAAGAGGTCTATAAAGCAGTATTTGACCGGGTAGAGGCTCCAGCGTTTTTTGATTTAGATGATGTTTATGCAGTCGATTACAGCTCACTTCCAAAAGCTAACTCCGATAGAGAACAGTATGAACATGTCTATCGCGCTATTTGTCGGAACATCAGTGCTGATCCGAGTTATGCGCCCACACTTGCTGAGGCGACGCTCGAGGTACTTGATCCGACCGCTGTCTCGTTCCGAGACGGTGCAAACAAGGTATTGGAGTATGTCCAAGAAACGTATGCTGTTGGACTCATCACTGCCGGTTCCGAAGAGACACAACTCGCAAAAGTAGAGACGCTTGGTATCCAGGATGCCTTTGACGTTACTGTCTGCTGCGGGCCCGGGACTGGAATCAAATCGAAGCCTGATCCAGAACCATTCGAGATTGCTCTAGACGAACTCGGAATTTCCTTTGAACGATCTATCTACGTGGGGAATCAGCATGATCGTGATGTTGTTGGTCCCCAACGTGCCGGGATGCAGACTGCATGGGTGCCGGAGAAAGATGTGTCTTCGAATCCGAACCCAGAACCGACATTTCGTCTTTCATCGATGCGCGAAATCACCGACATTCTCTAACTATTCGTTTGATCTACACCTCTAGCGTTTCCGCATGGAGGCAGAGAGAACTTCTATATGTCAACATGTATTACTTGGCGAGTATCGCGAATAATACTGAACAACGACCTGTGCACTGATCTACTGTAGACTCAGCGCTATGACCGGAGCCATCGATACAGCCCAACTGCACCGATACCGGCGATGACGAGCCAGCCCGCGACCGTCAGGGCCGCCAGCACTGGTGCACCGGCCCCAGGACCCGGTAAACGCGATCCCGTTCCCTCGAGCAGCCCAAGCCAGCGAGCACCGACGATGGCGACGGCTAGCAGGCAAAGAAGGAGGACTCGAGTGCGGAGGTGTTTCTTGTACGTCTCGAAGTCCATTCACCAGTTGATTATCAGTCGCAGCAAAAAGCCGTCCGGTCAGTCGGCTGCCGTCGCCGGGGCCTCGTCATCGGCTCGAGTCGAGCGGACGAACCCTTGGATGTACGCGCCGACGAACATGCCGGCGATGCCATAGAGGATGAAGATGTTTCCGACGCCGAGGCTCGCGTAGGCTGCGCCGGGGCAGATGCCCGACAGGCCCCAGCCAACGCCGAAGATGCCGCCGCCGAGGACGACGTTCCTGTCGAGGGTCTTCAGCCGACGGGCGTAGGTGCTGCCGGTCAGCGGGGCCGTACCCCGGACAAATCCGATGCCGAAGAAAGTAATTCCCGTGATGACCGCCGCGCCGCCCATGACGAACAGCAGGCCGAAGTCCTCGAACTGCAGGAAGTTGAGCACGACCTCGGGTTGGGCCATGTGACTAAAGCCGAGACCGAAGCCGAAGATCAAGCCGCCGACGAACACCAGCGGCATGAACAGCGGATGCTGCTCGTGCTCGGCGCTCATCGCTCACGCCTCCGTTCCTGTCGGTGTTCGCGGCTCGCGGGTCGCTCGCTCATTCTCGCGTTCACTCCCCGCTCGCTGTGCCGGGATTCTCGCGCGGCTCGAATCCCGCTCATGGACTCACCCCCAGTGCTGCAACCAGTTGGGCGACGCCGATTGCCACCAACAGGAAGGTCGCAACGCCGACGAACGACGCACTCGAGGCCGAGCCGACGCCACAGACGCCGTGGCCGGAGGTACAGCCCTTCCCGACGCGGGTGCCGATTCCGATCAGAATTCCGCCGAGGAACAGCCGCCAGGGATCGACGTCGGTCAACCAGAGCGTGATTCCGCCGACATCGTACAGTTGCCCCGTCGTGGCGGACTGGTGGAGTCCGCTCGAGACAAGTCCAGACTGGAAGGTCAGCGCATAGACGGCCGCACCGGCGACGATGCCGAGCGTAAAGACGACGCGCCAGTCACGCGAGGGACGATACTGTTGGAAGCGCGAAAGACTCGAGCCGTACGAGAGTGTCGACTCGAGGAACGTACTTGCGCCAGCGGCGATACCTGTGCCGAAATAGATAACGGCGGTTCCCAGTCCAACCAGCAGGCCACCGATCGCGTAGTGGCTCACCCCATTGGGGAACAGCTCCGCCACCATTCCGACGAACAGTGAGAGCTGCAGTGTTGCAGTCATTATACACGAGAAGGAATCGTCTGCCTATCAATGCTCCCCACGCGGGGAAACTTGTGCGTATCTCGGAGACAAATTAGTGGGTCAGCTCAGTCAGCCGCTGTTGGCGACGTCAGAACCTCGAGTTTCTCGGCGGCATAGCCAAAGACCTCGCTGTAGCCGTGTGAGGACATGAGAATGGGGTAAAACGCCTCCTGGGCGACCTGTTTCTCGCCGTCGGCTGCAGCGAACGGATCGCCGGGGGCGACCTTAGCGAAGTTGTCAACGAACACTTCGTACGTGTCAGCGTCGGCTTTGCGGATCACATCGGTCAGCCGAAACACGGGCAGATCGCGCCGCATCGTATCACCGGGAAGTGCACCGACCGCCGTCAGGAACGCTCGAGTGAGTCGGTCCGCGTTCTGGGCGGCCGTCTCCGAGCCTTGCAAGCCACACTCGACTTCGATGGTGTTGATTTCAGTGAAGAGTCGGCCTTCGGCGAAGTCACTGGTTTCGACCATCGCCGCAACCGGAAGCTGCGGGACGATCCGTTTCGCAGTCTGGCTGACCCCGTTGACGATGGCAAAGGGCTCGGCGTGACTCTGCGTTGAGTGCATCGAAAACGTGTGACAGCCCTCGAGTTCTTCGACGAGTCGATGTGCAAGCTCACCTTCGTGTGTCTGTGCAGTGGGATCGCCCGGGAACGCACGATTCAAGTCTTCGTCGACGAACCGGACCTGTCGCTCGAGGGCTTTCTCGTTTGCAATGACGAGTTTGACCGGTCGTTCGACAGTTGGCCGTTCGTCTAACAGCCGCTTGACGGCGCGAACGCCACAGGGTTCGTCGCCGTGAATGCCAGCGACGACCGCGAGTTCCGGCGTTCCTGACCCGAGCTGTGCAACTTTCATAGACAGCACAACGGCCTGCGACGCAAAAGGCCGTTCGGTTTCTCACACCGTCAGGAAAGGTTGTGTGTTGATGTCTCGCACGAATTGGGCAGCGAGATGCTCACTCCTCGAGTGCGTGAATGTAGTCGTAGTCGACTGAGCGAGCTGTGGGGCGCTCGCCATCGAGTGGAATCTGCCACCCGTCGACGCGTTCGGGTTCTTCGAGGGCGTTCGTGAGTGTCGTGCGAACCTCGAGAACGTCGACGCCGTAGTAGTCCGTGGGTACGCCCTGAAAGTACTGCAAGGCTGTTTCGAACAGCGAGCGCATGCCGGCGTCGTCTCCTCGCGGGCGTTGCCCGCTCGGACGGTCCGCGGAACTTCGTTCCGCGCTATTCTCGAAGTCGACCCGTTTGTACGCGCCCGCGGCGACCTGGACCATGCCATGGAGGAAGGCGCTTTCCTCGCTGCCGCGGCCATAATTGTACCACTCGAGTTCGAAGCAGTCGTGGCTCTCGTGGTATGCGCCGTCGTTAAACAGCCTGACGCCGTGGACGATTGCCTGTCGGAGTGTTGCGTGTGTCCAGCGCTCGTCAGCCTCGAGCCACCCTGCGGGCGTCTGCCCCCGCGGTGGTGGGTTGACGCTTGGGTCGCTGGTGTGGTCGTCCATACCTGACCGTTGTGGTGCCTGACGGGTATACTGTTCGCTGTCTGGCCGAATCGTGGCGCTCGCCGCTTGAGGAGTATATAACGCGAGCACCAGTGCAGGGCAACCACTACGCCAGCGCGCACTCGGTCCTCGAGTGAATGCACCATCCCGACGGCAACTGTCGAACGTGTGGCGAGCGCCTGTACGAACACATCGCGGGCGACTATCAGTGTCTCAACTGTGACCGGCGCTACGAGCGCACAGGACTCGAGTGTGGCAGCGTGTTTCGTCGGCGTAACCGGTGACGGACCCGACGGAAAATCGCAGAGTATTCAAGCAATTACCTCCAATCACTACTCGCGTGCGAGGGTAGCCAAGCGGCCAACGGCGGCGGACTCAAGATCCGCTCGTGTAGACGTTCGTGGGTTCGATTCCCTCCCCTCGCATTGCAGTGAGGCGCATACCGCGCCGAACGAAAATGCACGGAGGGATCGAATGACGCCGGGGTTCTGCGCTTCGCGCAGGTTCCCGGAGGTAGTTCGATTCCCTCCCCTCGCATCGTATACGGCGAAACCACGCCGTCAAAGATGCGGAAGATCAGCACGATGCGATCTTCCCTCGCAAATTCTCACAGCACAACCCCATAGTCAGAGGCTCGCCACTCGAGGAGAAAACATATACTCAGACAGTGAGAACGCCGCCAGCAACGCGAATACGCTGGACGTAGGTTCACATGACGGCTGGGCAAGCAGACACTGCAAATGAAACACCGCCGACTCCCGCTCGAGCGGCGGCTCACTCACTCCGGTCTGCCGTCCGCGCCCGTCTCGGAATCGACCTGCGCGCCCTCGCTGCGTTCCGCATTGCACTCGGGGCAATCGTCCTCGCGGATTTACTGTTGATTCGACTGCCCGGACTGCGGACGTTCTACACTGATCAGGGAACGTTGCCTCGAGATGCGCTCGCGCAGTCGTTTCCGACGTTCGAGGCGCTGTCACTGCACGCGCTGTCGGGGTCGCTCTGGGTGCAAGGGCTGCTAATCGGAATAGCCGCAGTCGCGGCTGGCTGTTTGCTGGTGGGGTATCGAACCCGCCTCGCGACGGCAATTTCTGCGGTCTTGCTCGCGTCGGTGTTCGCGCGCAACCCGTACGTGCTCAACGGCGGCGATACGATCATGCTCTCTGTGTTGCTGCTGGGCCTTTTCCTTCCGCTTGGGGCTCGTTGGTCGGTGGACGCCTGTCGGCGCGGAGACCGGCAAACCGAGCCTGAGAGTAGCCGCATCTGTACCGTCGCAACCGCAGTCATCCTCGTCCATTTCGTCGGCATCTACGCAGTAAATGGGATTCTCAAGTTCCGCAGTGAGGCGTGGATGACCGGCACCGCTGTCCAGCGGATTTTCCATCTCGAGCAGTACGTTGTCCTCCTCGGTCCGTTCCTCACAGACTTCTCGGCGCTGCTCACGGCGGCAAACTGGGCCTGGGTCGCGCTTTTAACTGTCTCACCGCTGCTGCTACTGACCACAGGGCGGCTTCGCCTCGCGCTCGCGGGCGCGTTCATCGGTGCCCAACTCGGGCTCGGCGTGACGATGCGTCTCGGCGCGTTCCCGTTCGTGATGGTCGCCATCCTGCTGTTGTATCTTCCACCGGACGTCTGGGACCGCTTCGAGGACACACTCGAGGCACACGTTCCGGCGCGCTATCGCGCGCTCGAGTCCACACCGACGACGGCGAAACCGACGATTGCAGAGCACGTGCCAGCAACACTCCGTCGCACCGGGCGTATCGCTGTGGCCATGGCGCTCGTCTGTGGACTCGTCGCCGTGGTGGGCTGGCAGGCAATTGCGCTTGGCTTTCTCGAGACGCCGGAACCTGTTACGGCAGCAATCGACGACGATATCGAGGGCGCAAGCTGGGCGTTTTTCGCGCCGAATCCACCGGAGGGCTACTGGTGGTACGCCTGGGAGGCAGACCTCGAATCCGGCGAGACGGTTGGAACACTCACCGACGAGTCGGGTGCGATCGATCGACCACCGGACGCCGCCGACCGGGACCCGTCCGTGCTCTGGAAACGCTACGGCTCGGAACTGCGCTATGCGCCCGCATCACAGTACGAGCCATTGGCTGCGTACTATTGCGAGCAGGTGGCGGCGGACGGCGAGTCAGCCGAATCAGTGACCGTCTACAAACTCGAGCAGCCGGTCGACGCCGACGGGCCGACTGGCGACCTCGAGCATGATGCGCGTCTCGAGTATGCGTGCTAACCGTTCACATCGCGAATCGCTAGGTCTTTTCGCCCCGGACTCGCAGTTGTGCCATGAGCGAACACGACGACGCGACGCGACGGGCGACCGTCGCACTCGAGGCGGCCGAAGCGGGTGCCGAAATCGCACTCGACTCATTCCGGGGCGAGTTGGATATCGACTACAAAGACGGGAAAACGGACGTCGTCACCCAGAGCGACCGGGATGCACAGGAGCGCGTCATCGAGATTCTCGGCGAGACGTTCCCGGACGATCCGGTCGTCGGTGAGGAAGAAGATGCACTGAAGCAGGTGCCCGCAGAGGGACCGGCCTGGATCGTCGACCCCATCGACGGCACGAACAACTACGTCGACGGCGTGCGAGCGTTTGGAACGGCCGTCGCAGCCGTCGTCGACGCCGAACCGGTCGCGGCGGCGACGGTCTGTCCGGCGCTGTCCGATACGTATCGAGTGGGTCCCGAAGGCGTGTTCCGAAACGGTGACTCGCTTGCAGTGAGTGACTGTACGGACCCGGAGGCTGCCCACGTCTGTCCGACCTTCTGGTGGAACTTCGACGACCGCGACGAGTACGCCGCCGCAACGCGCGCGCTCGTCGAACGCTTCGGCGATATCCGGCGCTACGGCTGTGCCCAACTCGAGCTTGGCCTCCTCGCGGCGGGCGCACTCGAAGGCGTCGTCACGAACAAGCAGGCGAACCCGTGGGATACGGTCGCAGGCGTGGCCTTGATTCGGGAAGCGGGCGGCCGCGTGACCGATCTCGAGGGCGAGCGCTGGCAACACGATAGCCACGGCTTAGTGGCCTCGAACGGCGCGATTCACGAGGACGTACTCGAAGCAGCGCAGGAAATCGAATCGACAACGTAGTCTCGAAAACTGCAGGAAACCGGAAACGGTAAGCAGCCACCGTTCCGCCTATCGATCATGTACGAGTATATCGAGCGGTACGGCCCGGAGCGTGTCTGGGCCGCCGCCGTCCTCGTGCTCGTTGTGGGAGTAACGCTTGCAGCGGCTGCATTCCCAGATCGAGTGTACGTCGATCTCATCTGGCAGTATTACTGGGGACCGGTCGTCGCAGACGCCCATGGCTGGGGCGAAGTCGCCTGGGCTGGCGGCGAACAGATCAACGCCGCCGAGGCCGGTCCCGACGACGGACCGTTCGCCGAGCCCGGCTACACGTTTGTCTCCTATGCGGGGTACATCCCGACGCTGATCCTCGGTGTTATCGGGATCATCTTCCTCATCAAGCGTCTCGGAATCGAGCGCTACCGTGCCGGCTTCTACGGGCTGTTCCCGTTCATGCTCTTTGGCGGAGCACTCCGCGTCGTCGAAGATGCAAACGTCGCGGCCTACCGTGCCACAGGTGATCTCGCAATCGAACTCCCGTGGTCTGGCTTCCTGATCAGCCCGCTGATCTACTTCGTCGTCTTCATCATCGCGGCAATCGCCGTCACCGTCTCGGTCTGGCTCGAGCGCGAGGAGTACGTCTCTGGCTATGAGTACCCGCTGTTTGGGATTGGCACAGTGTTGCTCACAGTGACGGTTGGCTACCTCGGCTACCTCGCTGCCGTCCACGAGTACGCAACCTTCTACCCGTACCTGCTGTTGACGACACTCGTCGGGGCGACGCTCTCGACGGTGATCGTCTGGTACCTAATCGTCACATTCGCGCCCGGCCTCAACCGCGGGACGCAGTTCATGGGATTCGTCGTTATCTGGGCACACGCCGTCGACGGGGTCGCGAACGTGATTGGCCTCGATTGGGCAGTTGCGTTCGGACATGCGAACAACCTCGTTCCCAAGCATCCGGTCAACGCGGCAATCGTCGACATTACGGGCTCGGCTCTGCCACCGGAAATCGTCGACATCACCGGTGAAGCGTGGCCGTTCCTGTTCGTCAAGCTCGCGGCTGCTGTCGTCGTCATCTGGATCTTCAACGAGGAGGTCTTCGAGGATAGCCCGCGATATGCAATCTTGCTCATGATTACCGTCGTCGCCGTCGGGCTCGGCCCCGGAACGCGGGATATGCTTCGGGCCACGTTCGGCGTCTAACTGCGACTCGAGCGATTCAACTCTCTTTTTGGCACTTGGTCGGACGACAGTTTGGTGAAACGAGCGACGAAGACGGCACTCAGTCCGTCCAGTAGGCTTTTGTCAGCAACACGAGCACCGGGAAGAGTTCGAGCCGGCCAATCCACATGAGACCAATCATGAGAAGCTTTGAGGTCACCGGGAACTCACCGTAGCCACCCATCGGACCGGTGACTTCACCGAGTCCCGGTCCGATATTTCCAAGTGTCGCAATCGATGCGCTGATCACGTCCAGTAACTCGAGGTCGAGTCCGACCCGTGCGGCGTCCGCAGCGAATAGTCCAACGCCAACGAAGAAGATCACGAAGTACAACAGCGTGAACGCGTAAATTCCACGAATTGCATCTTCATCGAGGACGTGTCCGTTCATCCGAACCGGTCGAACTGCCTCGGGATGAATCGACGTAAACATCTCACGCCGGAGTGACTTGAGGATCACCAGCCAGCGGAGGATCTTGATCCCGCCGCCGGTCGATCCCGCCGAGCCGCCGATAAACATCGCAAAC from Natronolimnobius sp. AArcel1 carries:
- a CDS encoding HTTM domain-containing protein; amino-acid sequence: MTAGQADTANETPPTPARAAAHSLRSAVRARLGIDLRALAAFRIALGAIVLADLLLIRLPGLRTFYTDQGTLPRDALAQSFPTFEALSLHALSGSLWVQGLLIGIAAVAAGCLLVGYRTRLATAISAVLLASVFARNPYVLNGGDTIMLSVLLLGLFLPLGARWSVDACRRGDRQTEPESSRICTVATAVILVHFVGIYAVNGILKFRSEAWMTGTAVQRIFHLEQYVVLLGPFLTDFSALLTAANWAWVALLTVSPLLLLTTGRLRLALAGAFIGAQLGLGVTMRLGAFPFVMVAILLLYLPPDVWDRFEDTLEAHVPARYRALESTPTTAKPTIAEHVPATLRRTGRIAVAMALVCGLVAVVGWQAIALGFLETPEPVTAAIDDDIEGASWAFFAPNPPEGYWWYAWEADLESGETVGTLTDESGAIDRPPDAADRDPSVLWKRYGSELRYAPASQYEPLAAYYCEQVAADGESAESVTVYKLEQPVDADGPTGDLEHDARLEYAC
- a CDS encoding DUF309 domain-containing protein — encoded protein: MDDHTSDPSVNPPPRGQTPAGWLEADERWTHATLRQAIVHGVRLFNDGAYHESHDCFELEWYNYGRGSEESAFLHGMVQVAAGAYKRVDFENSAERSSADRPSGQRPRGDDAGMRSLFETALQYFQGVPTDYYGVDVLEVRTTLTNALEEPERVDGWQIPLDGERPTARSVDYDYIHALEE
- a CDS encoding DUF6691 family protein — protein: MSAEHEQHPLFMPLVFVGGLIFGFGLGFSHMAQPEVVLNFLQFEDFGLLFVMGGAAVITGITFFGIGFVRGTAPLTGSTYARRLKTLDRNVVLGGGIFGVGWGLSGICPGAAYASLGVGNIFILYGIAGMFVGAYIQGFVRSTRADDEAPATAAD
- a CDS encoding glutaredoxin, which translates into the protein MDFPPNQGLDQDEVTEEVEQVLEENDVVLFMKGTALMPQCGYSRKALGLIDHHRDDYETVDVLESLDEYRTALNEHSGWETIPQTYVDGEFVGGSDILEELEERDELAATLNAE
- a CDS encoding succinylglutamate desuccinylase/aspartoacylase family protein: MKVAQLGSGTPELAVVAGIHGDEPCGVRAVKRLLDERPTVERPVKLVIANEKALERQVRFVDEDLNRAFPGDPTAQTHEGELAHRLVEELEGCHTFSMHSTQSHAEPFAIVNGVSQTAKRIVPQLPVAAMVETSDFAEGRLFTEINTIEVECGLQGSETAAQNADRLTRAFLTAVGALPGDTMRRDLPVFRLTDVIRKADADTYEVFVDNFAKVAPGDPFAAADGEKQVAQEAFYPILMSSHGYSEVFGYAAEKLEVLTSPTAAD
- a CDS encoding HAD family hydrolase, encoding MDLDSILLMFGVMGDIKAVCFDLDGTLCVRDQSDEEVYKAVFDRVEAPAFFDLDDVYAVDYSSLPKANSDREQYEHVYRAICRNISADPSYAPTLAEATLEVLDPTAVSFRDGANKVLEYVQETYAVGLITAGSEETQLAKVETLGIQDAFDVTVCCGPGTGIKSKPDPEPFEIALDELGISFERSIYVGNQHDRDVVGPQRAGMQTAWVPEKDVSSNPNPEPTFRLSSMREITDIL
- a CDS encoding class I SAM-dependent methyltransferase yields the protein MVDKNVVRRGYDGLAETYATERDPDDREGELLETLLERLPDAARLLDVGCGQGDPVLRRVNSEPDLETVGIDLSREQLRFARDGAPTVALSRGDMTALPVQPNAFDAVTAFHSVIHVPEDDHQAVIDEFARVLRPGGFLLLTEGTNDWQGSNPDWLASGVEMQWHIAGAERTREQLRNAGFEIRDEWLVGDELADEDANWTVFLARLEDS
- a CDS encoding YeeE/YedE family protein, producing MTATLQLSLFVGMVAELFPNGVSHYAIGGLLVGLGTAVIYFGTGIAAGASTFLESTLSYGSSLSRFQQYRPSRDWRVVFTLGIVAGAAVYALTFQSGLVSSGLHQSATTGQLYDVGGITLWLTDVDPWRLFLGGILIGIGTRVGKGCTSGHGVCGVGSASSASFVGVATFLLVAIGVAQLVAALGVSP